A genomic stretch from Erigeron canadensis isolate Cc75 chromosome 9, C_canadensis_v1, whole genome shotgun sequence includes:
- the LOC122581576 gene encoding 30S ribosomal protein S9, mitochondrial, with protein MLCRRLIISKTLPFLKNPSLISSSKHHHLIQNKPLRNPPPFISRFFSTNNNGSNDDIWKIISPSNEENDIFKETEEKKSEKEIMGGENFDIGNKGKEEGVKDVVWKFVEGGNENDVKDEIFDIGNDVNGGVDLGNGVSEFVGFDGKVEESGDNDEKVSKEEDKLLEIEENALKQVLEGPNHAFGDLIAASGITDDMLDSLMALKDLDDVPGLPPLSTIEDMRYQKNTNKSTRADIERQKQEEIAKSRVRQVDSEGRAYGTGKRKCSIARVWIEPGDGKFVINDKQFDAYFPMLDQRAALLRPLSETKTLGLLDISCTVKGGGMSGQIGAIRLGMSRALQNWAPDQFRPPLKEAGFLTRDSRIVERKKPGKAKARKSFQWVKR; from the exons ATGCTTTGTCGTCGATTAATAATCTCAAAAACCCTTCCTTTCTTAAAAAACCCATCTTTAATCTCATCTTCaaaacatcatcatttgattcaaAACAAACCCTTAAGAAATCCTCCTCCTTTTATTTCAAgatttttttctacaaataataATGGGTCTAATGATGATATCTGGAAAATCATATCACCATCAAATGAAGAAAACGATATATTTAAAGAAACTGAGGAGaaaaaatctgaaaaagaaATAATGGGTGGTGAGaattttgatattggtaataaaggaaaagaagaaggggTGAAAGATGTTGTTTGGAAATTTGTGGAGGGTGGAaatgaaaatgatgttaaaGATGAGATTTTTGATATTGGGAATGATGTTAATGGTGGTGTTGATTTGGGTAATGGGGTTTCCGAATTTGTCGGGTTTGATGGGAAAGTTGAAGAAAGTGGTGATAATGATGAGAAGGTTAGTAAAGAGGAAGATAAGTTACTCGAAATCGAGGAGAACGCGTTAAAACAAGTACTCGAAG GTCCAAATCATGCATTTGGTGATTTAATTGCTGCATCGGGAATCACAGATGACATGCTAGACAGTTTAATGGCCCTCAAGGACCTAGATGATGTCCCTGGATTGCCCCCACTTAGCACAATTGAGGATATGCGTTATCAAAAGAACACCAACAAGTCTACTAGAGCTGACATAGAACGACAAAAGCAAGAGGAAATTGCCAAGTCACGAGTTAGGCAAGTGGATAGTGAGGGTAGGGCTTATGGGACAGGGAAAAGGAAATGTAGCATTGCGCGTGTCTGGATTGAGCCAGGTGATGGTAAATTTGTCATCAATGACAAACAGTTTGATGCCTATTTTCCGATGCTTGATCAACGAGCTGCTCTTCTTCGTCCTCTCTCAGAGACAAAAACGTTGGGTCTTCTGGATATTAGTTGTACTGTGAAAGGTGGTGGTATGTCAG GTCAAATTGGCGCAATCCGTCTTGGCATGAGTAGGGCATTGCAGAACTGGGCACCGGATCAGTTCCGTCCTCCTTTGAAAGAAG CTGGTTTCTTGACCAGAGACTCGAGAATTGTGGAAAGGAAGAAACCTGGTAAGGCCAAAGCAAGAAAGAGCTTCCAGTGGGTCAAGCGTTGA
- the LOC122583625 gene encoding rab GTPase-activating protein 1-like produces MHGYSHRIGLFVLRYNEEEERSTKWEIFLEQHEELARKNSFEKDSIDDPEAEVTDNKIDSVQESSGEGNVLGDEKPTTHDYQTESNNQTESIPENVVPETPRPKKPAVRNWADVRSSLNAIENVMCQRVKSKANKKNESINSHQKHLEPIQEVEASTDDSKEESAENEQPNSTEEACDEVIAEYSFPWKELESLVLGGVPRDLRGEAWQAFVGVKARRVESYYQNLLDVVDADGNSGETREGAVVPEKCRKQIEKDLPRTFPGHPALNEEGRNSLRRLLLAYAQHNPDVGYCQAMNFFAAMLLLMMPEENAFWTLVGMMDDYFDGYFNTDMIESQVDQLVFEDLMRERYPKLVNHFDYLGVEMGWICGPWFLSIFVNMIPWESVLRVWDVMLFEGNRAMLLRTALALMELYGPDLGTAIDAGDAITLLQSLVGSTFDSSNLVVNASVSFSYVTEDILQNLREKYRPDVIAAVKERTKGEHVRRSSKGLATKLYSFKKERDPPVREVSIKRGFGDKNLDKDALDLMSPLKPDESLKFDPFAAEVDSLPDIQDQVIWLKAQLCSMLEDKRSATIRAEELETALMEMAQQDNRRELSARLEYMEQEVSEMHQLLADKKEQEKAMLEVLMRVEQEQKITEDARRSAERDAAAQRYLVSVLEEKYEQAMTSVIQWEKRALMAESMVEATLQYDSGQVKAQEKAPLTSIPAPTSGNIRAESARDNNTKKPGLLSFGLGWRDKNKGKGTNEASGASNDHLDTEK; encoded by the exons ATGCATGGATATAGCCATAGGATAGGCTTGTTTGTATTAAGATAT AATGAGGAAGAAGAAAGGTCGACAAAGTGGGAGATCTTTCTTGAGCAGCATGAGGAGCTTGCAAGAAAGAACTCTTTTGAAAAGGACAGTATCGATGACCCTGAGGCTGAAGTTACAGATAATAAAATTGATTCTGTTCAGGAATCAAGTGGAGAAGGTAATGTTTTAGGCGATGAGAAGCCAACAACACATGATTATCAGACAGAGAGCAATAATCAGACAGAGAGCATTCCTGAAAATGTGGTCCCAGAGACACCAAGACCTAAAAAGCCTGCAGTACGAAATTGGGCGGATGTTAGATCGTCTCTCAATGCGATTGAGAATGTCATGTGTCAACGTGTCAAGAGTAAAGCAAACAAGAAAAATGAGTCTATAAACAGTCATCAAAAACATCTTGAACCTATTCAAGAAGTAGAAGCCTCCACTGACGACTCTAAAGAGGAGTCAGCAGAAAACGAGCAGCCAAATTCCACTGAAGAGGCTTGTGATGAAGTCATTGCAGAGTATTCTTTTCCCTGGAAAGAACTTGAGTCACTTGTTCTTGGGGGTGTGCCAAGAGACCTCAGAGGGGAG GCATGGCAAGCCTTTGTTGGTGTGAAAGCACGTCGTGTGGAAAGTTATTACCAGAATTTGTTAGATGTTGTTGATGCTGATGGAAACTCAGGGGAGACGAGAGAAGGAGCTGTTGTACCAGAAAAATGTAGAAAACAGATTGAAAAG GATTTACCGAGAACATTTCCTGGTCATCCTGCACTAAACGAGGAGGGTAGGAACTCCTTGAGGAGGTTACTTTTAGCGTATGCTCAGCATAACCCTGATGTCGGATATTGCCAG GCAATGAACTTTTTTGCTGCAATGTTGCTACTAATGATGCCTGAAGAAAATGCTTTTTG GACTTTGGTGGGCATGATGGATGATTACTTTGATGGATACTTTAATACAGACATGATAGAATCTCAG GTGgatcaacttgtttttgaagatttaatGCGTGAACGATATCCAAAACTAG TCAATCATTTTGATTACTTGGGAGTGGAGATGGGATGGATTTGTGGACCGTGGTTTCTTTCCATTTTTGTCAATATGATCCCATGGGAAAGCG TTCTTCGGGTTTGGGATGTGATGTTATTTGAAGGAAACCGTGCAATGTTATTGCGAACTGCATTGGCTTTAATGGAGCTATATG GCCCTGATCTAGGAACAGCCATTGATGCTGGTGATGCCATTACTTTACTGCAGTCACTTGTTGGTTCAACGTTTGATAGCAGCAACCTTGTTGTAAATGCTTCCGTAAGTTTCTCATACGTAACAGAAGATATATTGCAAAATCTTAGAGAAAAATATAGACCAGATGTCATAGCCGCAGTTAAAGAAAGAACTAAAGGGGAGCATGTAAGGAGAAGTTCTAAAGGGCTAGCTACCAAGCTTTACAGTTTCAAAAAAGAACGTGACCCACCAGTACGCGAAGTCAGTATAAAGAGAGGATTTGGTGATAAAAATTTAGATAAAGATGCTTTAGACTTGATGTCTCCTCTTAAACCTGACGAATCTCTTAAATTTGACCCCTTCGCTGCTGAAGTAGACTCTCTTCCAGATATTCAAGATCAG GTTATCTGGTTGAAGGCTCAGTTGTGCTCAATGTTGGAGGATAAGAGATCTGCTACAATCAG AGCTGAGGAATTGGAGACAGCCCTCATGGAGATGGCCCAACAAGATAATCGGCGGGAATTGAGCGCAAGG CTTGAGTATATGGAACAAGAGGTATCTGAGATGCATCAACTTCTTGCCGATAAGAAAGAACAGGAAAAAGCTATGCTTGAG GTGCTAATGCGAGTTGAACAAGAACAAAAGATCACAGAAGATGCTCGTCGATCTGCTGAGCGAGATGCAGCTGCTCAGAGGTATTTAGTGAGTGTACTTGAG GAAAAGTATGAGCAAGCTATGACTTCAGTTATTCAATGGGAAAAGAGGGCTTTAATGGCAGAATCTATGGTAGAGGCGACATTGCAATACGACTCTGGCCAAGTTAAGGCGCAGGAAAAAGCACCATTAACATCAATACCAGCACCAACATCAGG GAACATCCGTGCCGAGTCTGCAAGAGACAACAACACAAAAAAGCCAGGCTTACTTTCATTCGGACTAGGATGGCGTGACAAGAACAAG GGTAAAGGCACAAATGAGGCATCGGGTGCATCCAATGATCACCTAGATACAGAAAAGTAG